The DNA sequence CGGTTTTAAACTGATGTAAAAGATGACAATGACATCGTTTTTTCAGTTGTAAACTGATATCTATCTcttgatgttaaatttttaatgcacatctataatttatatattactataatatgatagttttatcaatttaaagatATGCAAGACAAGCAAAAATCTTCCATTTTCCTTATAAAGTGATGTTACTAACATCTCTCACATCAGTTTTCGAAATAAACCGATGTTAGTAGAGCTTTTAACATCGTTTCTTAAGCTAGAACTAATGTCTCTGTAGAAGGCACTGATGTCTATgaaaattaataacatcattTCCTTTTTTTACACTGTTGTGTAAAGTCATATTAATTTAACATTATTACTTCCTTTTAAAATCGGTTGCTTTGTAATAAATGATGTCTGATTACCTGCTTTTTTatgcaaattttgaaaaaagagGTGCCAAAAACATTACCAAAACCAAAATACTGCAaatcaaacaaccaaattaaCATTCAAATAATCAACTTCTAGTATACATCCAAACATCCACGAGCATCCAAATTAACATCCACTAATCTTCAAATATCATCCACACTAATATATCCCAACATAGTAATACTAAACCATCAACATCAACTACTACTACTTGACATTCATCCATGATCTTTTCTAACTGTATTAGCTACAATATCCGAAAAAATGCAGGCGAAATAGAGCACATGATCGCCTCGGCACGTCCATGGGCTGGCTGGGGAAAGCAAGGCCCTGTCACATATAATTGGCACAGTGCTCATTAGCCACCATGCAGTTCCTAAATGCACCAATGCTGATAATAGAGAACTAACTACCTGAATAATAATATCGTTATGTATAGATCAATGTGCTGATGAATTAGCCACATATTAGCCACAGGGTAACCTGGATACAAGTAAccaatgatatactctgtgatCACATTCAGGCCTGGAGTCTGTGGATGACGAAAAGAATTAGGAgtaaaaacaattttaatatcattaacTTAAAGAATATTAAGTGTTCATAGATAAAAGCTGATCTCTCATAAAAACTTAGAATGTACACACTCGGTCAGGCAAGAAGCAATTACATGTAATTACTATATACTGcaaacattaaaatatatcttttgcaGCTAAGATGGTGGTAAAAtaatcccagactataaaaattgtattgatTTTGTTAATAACTATTTTGGCCCATCACTGTTTACAAGTCTACCGCAGCAAATGCGTTATAAGTATATCTAAATATGTATAAACAACTTTCAGGGCACAATAAGTAAAATGTTACATAGAGTGATGGCGTGATACCTGATTAGTCGTGGCAGTGATGATCCCAATAGGTAGGGTGAAAAAGATGGCAATACCACATGCTAGCAAGACACCCCACCATGGTAACTGGAGTTGGGCTTTGTAATATTCACATACAAATATGGTTGCTACAATGTTTGTCATTGTCAAGAGAATGCAAGCGAACCACCATTCTGGAACTTGCTTGTACTTTCTCATAAGCCTTGTGTGCACATCCATATGTTTATTTTGGAAAACGGACTTGCTCTGCTGCCATAGTTCTCTAAGACCTTGTAAATGTGAGTTAGATTATATAACAGGGTAGTTGCTCAAGAAAGATATCCAATTATGTAGGTATGCATACACAAACAATgaaacattataaattactaaacaaaagcaataacaAATCACCACTagagataatattttcaaatcaaaatgaGCAAAATTTACTAAAAGAAAACATCACAAAAGCAATTTTCTTCCATGATATTCTCCACAAACTTGCAAAACCACAAGATATAGGGTATTGAAAAAAGTATAATCTGATTCACCAAAAAGATAATGTAAGATTAACTTGGAAGTTCAATTTACCTTCCAGAAAAAGATAATGAGCAATTATGTAGTTTTTATGTTAGTTATACACTTGTTCTCTTGTCAATTGGCCTTTATGTGCAAGCTAATATAAGTTTTGAACAAGATCCCTTGTGATATCCAGAAAAATTAGGACTAATTCAAAAATGACTTAAAAGTGActtgtttattaaaatttatttccttATAACAAAACAGGTGACCCCTAACACAAACATTGAGATACTTGTAACTTGCAAAATACCTGAAAAGCGAGACCTGTACAAGATTTTGCGGCCACCACATAGCAGCCAGCTCCACCTTAAAATTCAAACTTAGATTAACatgaaaacatgaaaatatgctCAATAAAATTACTACTAACAACAATAATATGCTCAACATCATATTATTACATCTGAACTGCAACAtgagaaatttaaaaattaggacATGCTCTGTAACATGCACAATAAGAACAATCACTCAActaattacaaatttaaaaattagggtttcaaacTGAAACCCCCAATTctaaaattagggtttaaaaCTTACCCAATTCAAGCTTTAACCTCCGAATTAGCTCTAAACTCCCACTTGAACTCCGATTGGAACTCCGACTTGAGCTCCGACGACCCTATAACCTTCAACTTAGCTCTAAACTCTAACCCTTTAACCTTGAACTCCCGACTGTAACTTCGACAGAGAGAGCTAGAGAGACAACCCAGAGAGAGAGCGCTTCCACCAGAGAGAGAGCGCTTccaccagagagagagagagagcagctccgaccagagagagagagagagagagtgacgAGCGAGGAGAGGAGActgatgtttttgtttttatgttttagttttaagttttatgttttaagttttatgtttttgattataatttttatttatttttaattacaagaTGCACTTTGAAAAGAAAAGAGCGGGGGTGGGAAATTTTGCTAAGGCAAAAAACAGGGGGGAATTTTTAAGAGGGAATAAATATTTGGCTAAGGGGGAAAAACGGGGAAGGCGCGcttgttaattttttaaaacagacTTATAACATCGGTTTGACTAAAACCCCGATGTTTATATTAACAAAAGACATCGCTCGTTAAAAACTGATGTGGAAAACACTGTTTACATCGGCTGCAAGAGCAACCGATGTCTAAGGGGCGATGTCTAttctactttttctagtagtgtcaGAATGCAACAGCTCAACCACCGAAATCTAATTTGGAATCTCTCTTAGAGGGATTTATGGTTTCACAGACACAGATCAATCGGGATATGCAAGCTCAAAACAGAATGCTAGAAACTTCAGTGGCTCAAATGGCTCTACAATTGAATCAACTTACAAAGTCCCAAGGCCAACTTCCTGGCCAAACTAAACAACCACCAAAAGGTCATATCAATGCTGTAACTTTAAGGAGTGGCAAGGAATTGCAAGAGCCAGAGTTAAGAGTGAACAAAAGCACTGTGGATGCTCAAGAAGATGGTGAGGGAAGTATGTCTGAAATTGTCACAGAGAAAAAGGCAttggaagaagaaaagaaagaacctGTTGTTCCTATTACACCATATGTGCCACCAGTTCCTTTCCCACAAAGGTTGGCAAAAGCTAAGCTAGAGAAGAAGTACGGTAAATTTCTTGACATACTACAGAAGTTGCATATTAACATTCCATTCATGGATGCTATAGTTGAAATGCCTTCTTATGCAAAGTTCCTTAAAGATATTTTGTCAAGAAAGAGAAAAATTGAAGAGACTTCTACTATTTCATTGACGGCAGAGTGTAGTGCTATCTTGCAAAATACTTTTCCGAAGAAGCTAGCTGATCCGGGTAGTTACTCTATTCCTGTGAAACTTGGTGATGTTTAGATCAAAAGAGCTTTATGTGATCTTGGGGCAAGTGTAAGTCTAATGCCATTGTCAATCTGCAAAAATCTTCAAATGGGTGAACTGAAACCCACGTGTATATCCCTACAATTGGCAGACAGGACTGTGAAGTACCCTCTTGGTATACTTGAAGATGTTCCTCTCAAGGTAGGAAAATTTTATATCCCATGTGATTTTGTTATCATGGAGATGGAGGAAGATGCAAATATTCCTATCATTCTTGGGAGACCATTCTTAGCTACAGCTGGTGCTATTATTGACATGAAAAGTGGAAAGATTTCTTTTCAAGTGGGAGAGGAGAAGATGGAATTTCAGCTTCAGAACTCAATGGGTCATCCCTCAATGGATGAAACTGTAAACAGGGTGGATGCACTAGAAGAAGCAATCAATGTCAAAATCAACACTTTATCATGTGATGATCCACTTCAAGCTGTTCTTTTGGGAGAAATTGATGCTGAAATTAGAGAGTGTGCGGACTATACGAAATTTCTTGATGCAACACCAACAGTCATGCAACCTCATCTCAATGTACTAAGCCATGAAGATGTGAAGGAGAGTTCTACGCCTCCTCAGGTAGAACTAAAACCACTTCCTGCATCtttaaaatatgtgtttatGGGTCCTAATAGTACATATCCTATTATTGTCAATGCTGAGCTTGATGACAGTCAAATTGAGCGTTTGCTCAtgattttaaaaacatataaaagtgTCATCGGGTACACCATTGATGATATTAAGGGCATCAACCCATCTTTGTGCATGCATAAAATCATTCTTGAGGACGAGCATGCCTCCTctagagaacctcaaaggagacTTAATCCTAATATGATGAAGGTAGTCAAAAAGGAGGTTTTAAAACTTCTTGATGCAGGTATAATCTACCCTATCTCTGATAGTAAGTGGGTTAGCCCTGTACAAGTAGTTCCAAAGAAAGGAGGAATGACCGTTGTCAAAAATGATAAGGGTGAGTTAATTTCTACTAGAACTGTAACTGGATGGCGTATGTGTATTGATTATCGTAAATTGAATAAGGCCACTAGAAAAGATCATTTTCCTCTCCCTTTTATTGATCAAATGCTTGAAAGGTTGGCAAAACATTCCTTTTTATGTTATTTGGATGGATATTCAGGTTTCTTTCAAATTCCCGTCCATCCGAATGATCAGGAAAAGACGACTTTTACATGTCCATATGGTACGTTTGCATATCGTAGACTACCGTTTGGATTATGTGGTGCTCCTCCAACCTTTCAACGTTGTATGATGGCAATTTTCtcagattttattgaaaatattatgGAAGTTTTTATGGATGACTTCTCTGTTTACGGAACATCTTTTGACATCTGTTTGCATAATTTAGAAAAGGTGCTTCGTAAATGTAAGGAGGTTAGTCTAGTTTTAAactgggaaaaatgccattttATGGTACAAGAGGGAATTGTTCTGGGTCATGTTGTCTCAAACAGAGGCATCGAGGTCGATAGAGCTAAGGTAGAGGTTGTCGAGCGCTTACCACCCCCAACCTCGGTGAAGGGTGTAAGAAGTTTTCTTGGtcatgcgggattttatcgccgctttataaaagatttttcaaaaattgctcGCCCTCTAACTGAGCTCTTAGGCAAAGATGTCCCTTTTGTTTTTAATGATGCTTGTGTTGAGGCCTTTGACAGGTTAAAGAAAGCTCTTATCTCTGCTCCAATCATACAACCACCAGATTGGAATTTGCCATTTGAAATcatgtgtgatgctagtgatCAAGCTATTGGTGCGGTCTTAGGACAAAGGAAGGATGGAAAGCTTCATGCCATATATTATACAAGCAAGACCCTAGATGGAGCTCAAATGAATTATGCAACAACGGAAAAGGAATTGCTAGCAGTGGTGTATGCTATGGAAAAATTTCGGTCATATCTTGTTGGCTCGAAAGTTATCGTTCACACTGACCATGCAGCACTGAAATACTTGATGAACAAGAAGGATGCAAAGCCTCGCTTGATTCGTTGGATTCTACTTCTTCAAGAATTTGACTTAGAAATTAAA is a window from the Daucus carota subsp. sativus chromosome 8, DH1 v3.0, whole genome shotgun sequence genome containing:
- the LOC108198051 gene encoding uncharacterized protein LOC108198051, whose product is MVSQTQINRDMQAQNRMLETSVAQMALQLNQLTKSQGQLPGQTKQPPKGHINAVTLRSGKELQEPELRVNKSTVDAQEDGEGSMSEIVTEKKALEEEKKEPVVPITPYVPPVPFPQRLAKAKLEKKYGKFLDILQKLHINIPFMDAIVEMPSYAKFLKDILSRKRKIEETSTISLTAECSAILQNTFPKKLADPGSYSIPVKLGDV